A DNA window from Gasterosteus aculeatus chromosome 16, fGasAcu3.hap1.1, whole genome shotgun sequence contains the following coding sequences:
- the tmem169b gene encoding transmembrane protein 169, with translation MAQVEEPQTEGEGSPQTISLRSEVSGNHVDDGDAGPSVRRKRRKKKDPRPESIIVYRSEMERAPGEDQDVEEGPERSSEEGAKFLCTPTGEGEGWSLPPDSRYVTLTGTITRGKKKGQVVDIHLTLTEREIRDLAKSKERLDAECEAGDGGKRTCSLGVCHGPHVVLWSLSCAPVIFLLSFITSFYYGTLTWYNVFLVYNEERTFWHKITICPFLIIFYPMLIMPVALSLALYSAVVQVSWAFSEWWQDVRDLEKGFCGWACGKLGLEDCSPYSIVELLDSDTVSGTLHSKAPSELAQTSSV, from the exons ATGGCACAGGTGGAGGAGCCTCAAACCGAGGGAGAGGGAAGCCCCCAGACCATCTCCTTAAGATCAGAGGTATCGGGGAACCACGTGGACGACGGAGACGCGGGGCCTTCcgtcaggaggaagaggaggaagaagaaagacccGCGTCCGGAGTCCATTATTGTTTACCGCTCTGAGATGGAGAGGGCGCCGGGAGAGGACCAAGACGTTGAAGAGGGACCAGAAAGGAGCTCGGAGGAGGGAGCGAAATTTCTCTGCACGCCTACTGGCGAAG GAGAAGGATGGAGTCTTCCTCCAGACAGTCGCTACGTGACCCTGACGGGCACCATCACCCGGGGGAAGAAGAAGGGCCAGGTCGTCGACATCCACCTCACTTTGACGGAGCGGGAAATCCGGGATCTGGCCAAGTCGAAGGAACGCCTCGACGCAGAGTGCGAGGCCGGGGACGGCGGCAAGCGCACCTGCAGTTTAGGCGTGTGCCACGGACCCCACGTCGTCCTGTGGAGCCTCTCCTGCGCCCCTgtcattttcctcctctccttcatcacCTCCTTCTACTACGGCACTCTGACCTGGTACAACGTCTTCCTGGTGTACAACGAAGAGCGGACCTTCTGGCACAAGATCACGATATGCCCCTTCCTCATCATCTTCTACCCCATGCTCATCATGCCCGTGGCGCTGTCGCTGGCGCTGTACTCCGCCGTGGTGCAGGTGTCCTGGGCCTTCAGCGAGTGGTGGCAGGACGTGAGGGACCTGGAGAAGGGCTTCTGCGGCTGGGCCTGCGGGAAGCTGGGACTGGAGGACTGCTCCCCGTACAGCATAGTGGAGCTGCTCGACTCGGACACCGTCTCCGGCACTCTGCACAGCAAGGCTCCCAGTGAACTCGCCCAGACGTCCTCGGTGTGA